From the genome of Bactrocera oleae isolate idBacOlea1 chromosome 2, idBacOlea1, whole genome shotgun sequence, one region includes:
- the Polr3F gene encoding DNA-directed RNA polymerase III subunit RPC6, whose protein sequence is MAANDISDLILVIIQRVVTGASNDDLVKGLPEVTAQARMESLNKLLQQGTIELLKKGDKLIYRAKDPKRSALPKDADNEERIIYGIIEEGGNKGIWIRDIRMQSNLNMTHLNKILKNLETKKLIKAVKSVNASKKKVYMLYNLEPDRTVTGGAWYQDQDFEAEFVDVLNQQCLRFLQLNRENAEKKREGPLALKRLSCCSVKEVHKFISDLGISKVHLDEDDLETILKTVVYDGNAERIMMPDGSFVYRAINAPLTAPGLVQIPCGICPVIRNCSKCGDVTPNKCIYMTDWLD, encoded by the exons atggcTGCCAATGACATATCCGATTTAATATTGGTTATAATTCAGAGAGTTGTAACTGGAGCTTCAAATGATGATCTGGTTAAGGGATTACCAGAAGTAACTGCGCAAGCTCGAATGGAAAGtttgaataaattgttacaaCAGGGCACTATtgaattacttaaaaaaggtgacaAGCTCATATACCGTGCTAAAGATCCGAAAAGGAGTGCATTACCCAAAGATGCCGATAATGAGGAACGAATAATTTATGGTATAATTGAAGAAGGCGGAAATAAAGGCATATGGATTCGTGATATACGCATGCAATCAAACCTTAACATGacacatttgaataaaattttaaaaaatctggaGACTAAAAAACTGATTAAAGCAGTCAAATCCGTAAAT GCTAGTAAAAAAAAGGTATACATGCTGTATAATTTAGAACCAGACCGCACAGTAACTGGCGGTGCCTGGTATCAAGATCAAGACTTTGAGGCTGAATTTGTGGACGTCCTTAATCAGCAATGCCTAAGATTTTTACAATTGAACCGTGAGAATGCAGAAAAAAAACGTGAAGGTCCCTTGGCACTTAAACGGTTGTCTTGCTGTTCCGTGAAGGAAGTTCATAAATTTATATCAGACTTGGGAATAAGTAAA GTTCATTTAGATGAAGATGATTTAGAAACTATCTTAAAAACTGTCGTTTATGATGGCAATGCAGAGCGTATAATGATGCCCGACGGTTCTTTTGTTTATCGTGCCATTAATGCACCTCTTACTGCCCCCGGCCTTGTACAAATACCTTGTGGGATATGTCCCGttataagaaattgttcaaaatgtGGGGATGTAACAcctaataaatgtatttatatgacAGATTGGTTggattaa